CGAGCAGCAGGCTCTTGCGGTAGCCGTCGGCGCGGCGGAAGGTGCTGTAGAGCAGGGGGATGTGCCGCTGCTCCTTTTCCGCCGAAAAGAGATGCGCATAGACGGGAAGGAGCCAGGTGCTGCCGGCATCATGCCGGCGGTTCGACCAGTAGAGGCCGAAGGCCATGGTCCGCTCGGCGACGGGGGAACGGCTGTGCCAGTAAAAGGGGAGCGCCCAGGCCTGGTAGAACTCGGGGGCGGTCTCGTAGTGAAAGAGCGGCCAGAGGACATTCCACGACCGGTGGTCCCGTTCAATATCGACAAAGTGGGCGTAGAGGGGGAAGAGCAAAAGGTGCCGCGTCACCCGCTCCCGCAGGGTATAGCGGCCGTAGACGGGGAAGTAGTAGACCAGGTCGCTCTGCGCTTCCCGGTCCCGGTGGTGAAAATAGACCGGGAGCCAGGCCGAGGTCTCCGTTTCCGGACCGACATGGCGGCCGTGCAGCGGGACGATGAGGCGAAGCCGTGAGTCGGCATCCTTCTGCTCCCAGTAAAGGGGGAAAACGGTCCGGAAACGGCTCTCCTCCCGCTGGTACGAGAACCAGAAGGGGACCAGGAGCGAAGTGGAGGCGTTCGGAGCGCGGCTCCGGTACCACAGGGGGAGAATGGCCTGTTGGGAGCTGTCTCCCTTTTCCCGGGAGTAATAAAGCGGGATGAGCAGACTCAGGCGCGAGTCGGCAGCTTGCGAGCGGTACCACAGCGGGAGGATGGCCTGGCGGTGCACCTCTTCCGTGTCGTACCAGAAATAGGGGAAGAGCAGTCCCCCGTCGGCCGCGGCCGTCTTGTGCCGCCAGTAGAAGGGGAGCGCCCTCCCCCCTTCGGCCCCTTCCCGTCGGAAGCGGTTCACCAGCGGCCAGGGGGCATCCACGCTGTAGGCACCGCTCGACTCCTGGCTGCCGTACTGGAAGAAGGGATAGAGGGTCGAGAGGGTGCGGGTGCCGTCGGCCTCCCGGGAGCGGCCGAACAGGGGCCAGAGATGCAGCCACTGCCGCCCTTCGGCATGCCCATGCCAATAAACCGGGAAGACATAATCCCGCTCCGTGTCGCCCCTGTGCTCGAAACGGCTCAGGGGCCACAGAACCTGCAGGCGCCGGATTTCGCGGTCCGGGTCGGTCTCCAGGCTGAACAGGAAGGGGCGCAGCGCCACCCGCTCCCGGCTTCCCTGCCGCTCCTTATGATAAATGGGCCAGAGAACATCGGTGACCGTCTCCTCCGGGCTCTCCCGGTGCCACACCAGGGGCCAGAGGGTGACAGAGGGAAAATCCTCCGCCGCCGGCTCGGCGGCCGCCAGGGGGACGGAAGACAGGAAAACCGAAGTGAGGAGCAGGGGAAGGATAAACAGCCAGCGCCAGGAAGGTGATTTCATCACTGCCTCCTTGTGTTCGTCTCCTTCAGTCAGCCCAAGCAGGGCACTCCATCTCCGGGAAATGAAAGCCGCTGCATGTTTGTCCTTGGCAGATTGGCGGAAAAAATTTCTGAAAAACCGGCGCTTGTGCCCCCTTCTTGCGCTTTTCCCGGATCGGCCGCTCGGGGGAGGGGAATTGATGGCGCGGCCAAGGTGGGATGGAGGTCAGCCGGATCCTTTCCCCTGCCTGGTCAGTTGCTCCTCAATCAGGGCGTAAAGATCGGCCGACGCCACGGGTTTGGTCAAAAAATCGTCCATCCCGGCCTGCAGACATGCCGCCCTGTCCTCTTTGGTGGCGTGCGCCGTCAGGGCGATGATGGGGATATGTCCGCCCCGTTTCTGCTCCTTCACCCGAATCGCCCGGGTGACCTGAATCCCGTCCAGCAGCGGCATCTGGATATCCATGAGGATCAGGTCGAACCCGCCGTTGCCCCACAGCTGCAGGGCCATCAGCCCATCTTTGGCCGCTACGGCCTCCCAGCCGCGTTTGCGCAGCAGCGCGATCATGACTTCGCAGATCGTGGGATCGTCCTCGACCAGAAGGATCTGGCGGGACTCCGTCCCGGCCTTGGCGGTCTCTCTTTGCGCTCCTTCCCGGCCCCGGATGTGCAGATCCGGGCCGCTGGAGAGCAGGGGGAGGATGAAGGAGAAGAGACTCCCTTTCCCCTCCTCGCTTTCCACGTGCATGCCCCCTCCCATCGCCTCCGCCAGTTCCTTGCAGATTGCCAGTCCCAGACCGATCCCGCTGGGGTGGCGGGACGGGGTAGAATTAATCCGGCTGAAACGCTGGAAGAGCAGGGGCAGCTTCTTGCGGGGGATGCCGATACCGGTGTCCGCCACGGAGATGAGCAGGACGGTCCCGTCCGCCTCTGCGGCAGGGGTTCTCGTCGGCTTCACCGCAACCGATACCTTCCCTCGTTCGGTGAATTTGACGCCGTTGGCGATCAGGTTCACCAGGATCTGACGCAAGCGTTCCCGGTCGCCGACGATGGTCTGCGGCACTTGAGGGTCAATCTCGCAGCTCAGCTCCAGCCCCTTGCGCCGCGCCGGCAGGGAGAAGGGTTCCGCCGCCTCGCGTACGCATTGGTGCAGGTCGAAAGGCTCCCGGGCCAGCTCCAGCTTGCCCGCATCGATTCGGGAGACCACGAGAATTTCGTCGATCATCCGCAGCAGCGATTGCGAAGAGCTCAGGGCCATCTGCAGAAATTTCCGCTGCTCGGCATCCAGGTCGGAGTTCAGGACTTGCTCCAGGGCCGAGAGGGCCACGGTCAGCGGCGTGCGGACCTCGTGGCTGACGCTGGTCAAAAACTCTCCCTTGGCCCGGTCGGCCTCCTCGGCAGTCTCGATGGCCCGGCGCAGGGCCTCCCTGGCCTGCAGGCGGAAGGTGATGTCGCGGGCAATGATCGAGCCGGCCAACCCCGACCCGCCGGCGTCGCGGATCGGCGAGAGGGCGAGTCCGACCGGAAACCGGCGGCCGCCCCGGCGCAGGCAGACGGTCTCCTCTTCGTCGACCGCCTCCGCCATCCGCAGCTTTTCCATGATCCGCGCCCCTTCCTCGGCCGAATCGGGCGGAAAGAGGTCCGACAGGGGGCGGCCGATCGCCTCGGCCGCGGTGTAGCCGAAGGTCCGCTCGGCGCCGGGATTCCAGCTGGTGATGCGGCCGTCGAGGGTGGTGGCGAAAATGGCGTCGCCGGATGCCTCGACGATGCTGGCGAGCAGGACTTGCTGCTTTTCGGCAATTCTGTGCGCCGTGATGTCGGTGACAATGGTCAGGGAGCGCGGCTCTTTCCGCCCGCCCGGCATCGCCCGGCTCTCCAGTTGCACGTATCTTTCGCCGGCCTCGGTGCTCTCCAGGGCCAGCTCGCACACCTGCCGCCCGCTTTCCCGGAAGACCGCCCGCAGGTAGCGATGGAAGGTATCGGCCGATTCTTCGGTGAGGAAGCCGGAAAAGGGGCGGCCGACCACCTCACTGCGCGGCGAGCCCAGCAGTTCGCAGCCGGTGAGATTCGCCGCCTCGATAATGCCCCGTTCGTCCAGGGTGAAGTAGCCGACCGGCGCCAGCTCATAAAGCTCGGCATAGTCGTCGCGTGCCTGTTGCAGGGTTAGCTGCGCCTGCCGCAGCTCCTCGTTCTGGGCCTCCAGCTCGACCTGGTAGACCTCGAGTTCGTGGATGAGCTTCCGGACCTCCGTTTCGGAAAGTCCCAGGCTATCCAGCGCCTTTCCCTGGGCCACCTCCTTCCCCAGTGCCCGCAGGCGGGCGCGGTCGAGGCTTCCTGCGGGCTGCAGCGGCGGTTTCTTAGCCATCCTGATCGTCCCTCCTCTTCGCGTTGTCGAATTTGGCCGCATCCTCGAACGCCAGCATGCCGCACCTTTCCTGAAACATCCGTATATTAAAACTTACCATCGATTGACAGTTCAGCAACCGCCACTAACTTTAAAATCATCTCTTAATACAGGGAGTTCGGCGACCGTACAGGTGCTCATCCCGACTCCCGGCGAAGCTCCCGCACCCGCACGACGATCGGCGGATGGGAATAGTGGAACCAGGCGTAGAGGGGATGCGGATGGAGATTGGCAAGGTTCTCTTTGGCCAGCTTGATCAGGGCCGAGGCGAGGGAGGCCGGCTCGCCGGTGAGCCGACAGGCGAAACGGTCGGCCTGCCGTTCGTGCCGGCGGGAGAGCCAGCTGCCGAATGGGGTCAGCGGAAAAGAGACGAGGGAGCCGAGAAAGCCGAGGATCACCACCTGGGCGAAGAAGGAGGACTGCGGGAACCCCAGGAGTTGCGGCAGGCCGCCCCATTGCAGCAGATGAAAGGCGAGGCAGAAGGCGGCCAGGGAGAGGAGCTCGGCCGCCCAGAGGCGCCGCCGGATGTGCCCCTGCTTCCAGTGGCCGGCTTCGTGCGCGAGGATGGCGAGGATTTCGTCGTGGGTCATCTGCGCCAGCAGGGTGTCGAAGAGGACGATCCTTTTCACCCGGCCGATGCCGGTGAAGTAGGCGTTGGAGTGCCGGCTGCGGCGGGAGGCGTCGACCTGCTGCACGGCACTCACCTGCAGCCCGGCCTTCGCCGTCAGCGCCTCGATGCGGGCCTTCAGCTCCTCGTCGCGGACCGGCTCGAACTTGTAGAAGAGCGGCTCGATCAGGGTGGGGGAGAGGTACATGAGAAAGAGGGTCACCAGGGCGACCAGCGCCCAGACCCAGAGCCACCAGCGCTGCGGGCTCGCCTGGATGATGGCGAGCGCCCCGGCGGTCAGCAGACCCAGCAGCACCAGCGAGAGGAGGGTCGACTTCACCAGGTCGGTCAGCCAGAGCCGGCCCGACATGACGTTGAAGCCGAAGCGAGCCTCGAGCATGAAGTTCCGGTAGAGGCTGAAGGGGATGTCGAGGAGGGTCTGCGCCAGCTGCAGGCCGAGAAAGAAGAGGAGGCCGGCCAGAACGAAGGAGCCGGAGAGCGAGGCGACCCAGCGGTCGTAGAGCGGCAGCAGGCCGCCGAAGAGGAAGGCGAGGGTCAGGGCGGCGCCGAAGAGCGACTCGACCAGCCCGAGGCGGCTCTGCGCCAGGGTGTAGGCGGCGGTGCGGCGCAGCACCTCCGGGTCGACGGCGCCGGCGAACTCGGGGGGGACGGTGGCGCCGTGCCGTTTGAGATGGCGCAGGTTGAGCGCCCGCAGCCACAGGCCGGCAGCGAGGGTGAGCAGGTAAAGGAGGAGCAGGAGGATTTTCATGGGGGGATGATAACCGATTCCGGCGGCGACGGGAAGAGGCGTTCTCCTCCCCTCGCTTGCGTTGCCCTCTTCTCCGGGTAGACTGGCAGAAAAAACCAGGGAGGATGACCATGGCCGAGAGGAAAAAGAGAGCAGCGCCGCAGCAATCTGTCCAACTGCCGGTCCCGACCAGGCTGTTTGCCGAAGGAGAAGCCGCTGCGGAGCAGAGCGAGGCGATGCGGCGGGTGGAGGCGGGCCTGCTGCAGCTGGCCGACCGCCTGGCGGCGCCCCTGGGGATGGATCGGCGCCGCTTCCTGCAGAGCAGCTGCGGGATGGCGGCGGCCTTCCTCGCCCTCAATGCCGTCTTCGGTCCGCTCTTCGCGGTCGCCCCGGCCGAGGCGGCCGACCCGGAGGCGGCCGCCGCCCGGGAGGCCGGACTGCAGGGGCAGCTCATCTTCGACGTCCAGACCCATTTCGTCCATCCCGCCTACCCCTCGACCGGCATCCTCGGCCTGCGCGAACTGGCCAGGCCGTGGAACCCGCAGCTGCAGGGGCAGCAGACGCTGGCCGACATCCGCTTCGACAGCTACTTTCGCGAGGTATTCCTGCAGAGCGAGACCGCCCTGGCGCTGCTGAGCAACGCCCCGCACGAGGACCCGCAGCGCTGGTTCCTCAGCAACGACGAGGCGGCCCGGGCGCGGCAGGCGGTCAACGACAGGGCCGGCTCCAGGCGGCTCTTTGCCCACGCCGTCTTCACCCCCGGGGCGCCCGGCTGGCTGGAGGAGCTGGAGCGCGCCGCCGCCTGGCGGCCGGACGGCTGGAAGGGGTACACGGTCGGCAGCCCCTTCGGCGACTCGAAATGGCCCTGGCGGCTCGACGACGAGAAGCTCCTCTATCCGGCCTACGAGCGGATGGTCAAGGCCGGGATCACCACCGTCGCCATCCACAAAGGGCTCCTCCCTTCCGGCTACCGGGAGAGAATGGCGAAGACCTGGCGGTTCGGCGGCGTCGACGACCTGCCGAAGGCGGCCCGGGACTGGCCGCAGCTCAACTTCGTCATCTACCACTCGGCCCTGCGCGATGGCGGGATCCCTTCGCAGGCGGAGCAGGAGACCTTCGAGCGGACCGGCGAGATCCCCTGGGTCAGCGATCTCGCCCGCATTCCCGGCGAGCACGGGGTGAAGAACGTCTTCGCCGAGCTCGGCTCGATCTTCGCCATCACCGCCGTCAGCGCGCCGCGCTACTGCGCCGGCATCCTCGGCACGCTGATCAAGGGGATGGGGGAGGACCGGGTCGTCTGGGGAACCGATTCGGTCTGGTACGGCGGGCCGCAGTGGCAGATCGAGGCGTTGCGCCGCCTGGAAATTCCGGAGGATCTGCAGAAGAAATTCGGCTTCCGGCCCCTCGGCCCGGGGAACGGGCCGGTGAAGAACCGGATTTTCGCCGCCAACGCCGCCGCCATCCACCCCTACTCGGCCGCCGCCGTCGGCAGCGACGAGCTGGCGCGGATGAAGGCGGCCGCCCGGAAGGAAGGCGGAGCGGAGCGGCACTGAAACACCTTGCCCGACCACGAAATAGAGGACGGACTACCGTATAGCCCGTCCTCTATTCTTCGGAA
This portion of the Desulfuromonadales bacterium genome encodes:
- a CDS encoding PAS domain S-box protein; the protein is MAKKPPLQPAGSLDRARLRALGKEVAQGKALDSLGLSETEVRKLIHELEVYQVELEAQNEELRQAQLTLQQARDDYAELYELAPVGYFTLDERGIIEAANLTGCELLGSPRSEVVGRPFSGFLTEESADTFHRYLRAVFRESGRQVCELALESTEAGERYVQLESRAMPGGRKEPRSLTIVTDITAHRIAEKQQVLLASIVEASGDAIFATTLDGRITSWNPGAERTFGYTAAEAIGRPLSDLFPPDSAEEGARIMEKLRMAEAVDEEETVCLRRGGRRFPVGLALSPIRDAGGSGLAGSIIARDITFRLQAREALRRAIETAEEADRAKGEFLTSVSHEVRTPLTVALSALEQVLNSDLDAEQRKFLQMALSSSQSLLRMIDEILVVSRIDAGKLELAREPFDLHQCVREAAEPFSLPARRKGLELSCEIDPQVPQTIVGDRERLRQILVNLIANGVKFTERGKVSVAVKPTRTPAAEADGTVLLISVADTGIGIPRKKLPLLFQRFSRINSTPSRHPSGIGLGLAICKELAEAMGGGMHVESEEGKGSLFSFILPLLSSGPDLHIRGREGAQRETAKAGTESRQILLVEDDPTICEVMIALLRKRGWEAVAAKDGLMALQLWGNGGFDLILMDIQMPLLDGIQVTRAIRVKEQKRGGHIPIIALTAHATKEDRAACLQAGMDDFLTKPVASADLYALIEEQLTRQGKGSG
- a CDS encoding M48 family metallopeptidase translates to MKILLLLLYLLTLAAGLWLRALNLRHLKRHGATVPPEFAGAVDPEVLRRTAAYTLAQSRLGLVESLFGAALTLAFLFGGLLPLYDRWVASLSGSFVLAGLLFFLGLQLAQTLLDIPFSLYRNFMLEARFGFNVMSGRLWLTDLVKSTLLSLVLLGLLTAGALAIIQASPQRWWLWVWALVALVTLFLMYLSPTLIEPLFYKFEPVRDEELKARIEALTAKAGLQVSAVQQVDASRRSRHSNAYFTGIGRVKRIVLFDTLLAQMTHDEILAILAHEAGHWKQGHIRRRLWAAELLSLAAFCLAFHLLQWGGLPQLLGFPQSSFFAQVVILGFLGSLVSFPLTPFGSWLSRRHERQADRFACRLTGEPASLASALIKLAKENLANLHPHPLYAWFHYSHPPIVVRVRELRRESG
- a CDS encoding amidohydrolase family protein, with translation MAERKKRAAPQQSVQLPVPTRLFAEGEAAAEQSEAMRRVEAGLLQLADRLAAPLGMDRRRFLQSSCGMAAAFLALNAVFGPLFAVAPAEAADPEAAAAREAGLQGQLIFDVQTHFVHPAYPSTGILGLRELARPWNPQLQGQQTLADIRFDSYFREVFLQSETALALLSNAPHEDPQRWFLSNDEAARARQAVNDRAGSRRLFAHAVFTPGAPGWLEELERAAAWRPDGWKGYTVGSPFGDSKWPWRLDDEKLLYPAYERMVKAGITTVAIHKGLLPSGYRERMAKTWRFGGVDDLPKAARDWPQLNFVIYHSALRDGGIPSQAEQETFERTGEIPWVSDLARIPGEHGVKNVFAELGSIFAITAVSAPRYCAGILGTLIKGMGEDRVVWGTDSVWYGGPQWQIEALRRLEIPEDLQKKFGFRPLGPGNGPVKNRIFAANAAAIHPYSAAAVGSDELARMKAAARKEGGAERH